The nucleotide sequence GTGCACAGTACTGATGAGTGTGCTTCCCCCCCCTCCATTGGAACTGGCTGGGGCTATCCAGGGCACACCCCGGCTGACTGGGTCGCCGCAACCGATTTGTCCCTGTATAAATTGCCGGTGGAGCGCTGGAAACTGCTGGCCGGAATGTTACAGGGGAAGGGAATTCCAGTAGACTCCGGGGCTGCACCAGAATCTGCTGACTCCTTGCGATCGCCCAACTATCCGCTGCTCCCAGAGCACAAACACCACCCTGCGAGTAGCGGAGTCACTCCGGAGAAATTACACTCCCCCACCCCGCCCCCGCCCCGCCCCAGTGGAAAGCTGACTGGCTCTACTGATACTGGCATTGCCAGTCAGTCCTCACCCAAACTGGTCCAGTTTCCTCGCCCCACGCGCCGTCCTCCGCGGCAATTGTGGCGGCATTACCCCTTTGTGGAGCAGCAGAGTTCATCGGATTGTGGTGCCGCCTGTTTAGCCATGATTTCCCGCTATTGGGGCAAACAGTTTCCTCTGCATGTTTTGCGTGAGCGGGCAAACGTGGGGCGTACAGGAGCGTCCCTCAAAAATCTGGCAAAAGCAGCGGAAAGCCTGGGATTTCAGGCACGTCCGGTGCGGGCCAGTCTGGGGCGACTGGCAGAGCAACGCAACCCCTGGATTGCCCACTGGCAGGGCGAACACTATGTCGTGGTCTATCGCATTCGGGGCAATCGTGCCATCGTGGCAGACCCGGCTCTGGGGCGGCGATCGCTCCCATTAGCAGAATTTCAGGAAAACTGGAGCGGCTATGCCCTGTTGCTGGAGCCGACTGAACGGCTTCAGGATACCAGCATCAAGCAGGCATCCCTGGGCCGATACTTAACGGCATTGCTGCCTTACCGCTCCCTGATTTTTCAGGTGATTGTGGTTTCAATTCTGATTCAGGCATTTGGGCTGGCGACCCCCCTGTTTACCCAGATCATTCTGGATCAGGTTGTTGTGCAAAAGAGTTTAACAACGCTCAATGTCTTTGCGATCGGGCTACTTCTGTTTGGCATCTGGAGTATTGGGATGACTTCAGTGCGCCAGTATTTGCTGAGTTATTTTTCTAATCGATTAGATCTGACCTTAGTGAGTGGCTTTATCAGCCATACATTGACCCTGCCCCTCAAGTTTTTTGAGTCCCGCCGGGTGGGAGATATCCTGACACGGGTGCAGGAAAACCAGAAAATTCAACATTTCATCATTGGACAGGTGGTGCTTGCCTGGCTAAACCTGCTGACGGGAGGAGTTTATCTGGCATTAATGCTGTACTACAACTGGCAACTCACCTTGCTGGTCCTGGCATTAATTCCCCCAATTGTAATTTTGACCCTGGGAGCAACCCCATTCTTGCGGCGAGTATCCCGCCAAATTTTTAAGGAAGCTGCCGATCAGAACTCAGTCCTGGTGGAAATGATTACCGGGGTAACCACCATCAAATCAGCCGCCGCCGAGCGAGAGATGCGCTGGCGCTGGGAAGATCACCTGACCAGCCAGATGAATGCCCGCTTTCGGGGGCAGAAATTGGGGATCAAACTGCAAGTTGCCAATGGGCTGGTGAATTCCCTGGGCAGTACGCTGCTACTGTGGTTTGGTGCCATGCTGGTCATTCGAGGGCAGCTCACGATTGGTCAGTTTGTGGCATTCAACATGATGATGGGCTACGTGATTAGCCCGGTCATTGCGCTGGCAAATTTGTGGGATGAACTCCAGGAAGTTTTGATCTCTGTCGAGCGGTTAAATGACGTTTTTGAAGCTGACCCGGAAGAGCAACCACACCAGGCAATGTTGGTGCTGCCACCCATTCGAGGAGACGTGCAGTTTGAGGATGTCACCTTCCGGTATGGGGAGGATGAAGACCACAACACGCTCCAGAATCTGTCCTTTGAGGTGGCGGCTGGACAAACAATCGCCATCGTTGGTCGCAGTGGTTCCGGCAAAACCACCCTGGTTAAGTTGTTGCAGGGACTTTACCACCCCAATCGGGGACGGGTCGTGATCGATGGTCATGATATCCGCCATGTCTCTCCTCACTCGCTGCGATCGCAACTGGGCGTGGTTCCCCAGGAGTGTTTTCTGTTTTCCGGCACCATTCTGGAAAATATCACCCTCTACCGCCCAGAATTCAGCCTGGAACAGGCGGTGGAAGTTGCCAAACTGGCAGAAGCCCATCCGTTCATTCAGGCGCTTCCCCTGGGCTACAGTACCAAGGTAGGAGAACGGGGGTCTTCCCTTTCCGGTGGACAGCGCCAGCGAATCGCGATCGCCCGTGCACTCCTGGGCGATCCCCGCATTCTTATCCTGGACGAAGCCACTAGTTCACTGGATACCGAATCAGAACGACGTTTTCAGCGCAATCTGGCCCAAATCAGCCGCGATCGCACCACATTCATCATCGCCCATCGCCTGTCCACCGTTCGCCATGCCGACCGGATTATGGTGCTGGATCGGGGCGTCCTGGTGGAACAGGGCACCCACGACGAATTGATGCAACTGAAAGGGCTGTACTATCACTTGGCAGAGCAGCAGTTGGATTTATAGGAAGCCGATCCAGCCTTCAAACCTCCGAGGTTTTGCAAGGTCCAGCGTTTAGACCTCCAAGGTTTTGTAAACTTCGGAGGTCTGGAAACTCCAACACCAATCTTTCTCTCCCCTCTCTCCTCTCTCTTCTTCCATACCAGAAACCTGCCAGATTGGCAGGAAATCCACCGCCAACCACATTAGTATCACTGTGAAGCATCCCAAGAAACCAATCTACAGCAGGAGCCATCAAAGTCAGGGCCGTTGAGAAAGCTCAAAGTCCTCCCTTTTCCCCTGTATCCCGTTCCCTGTTCCCTGTTCCAGTTGCACTCCTGCACCATGCTTTCACACTGATTGGCTATCCAGGCGGGTAAGGTCTGCACTTTGCAGACAGCAATAGTCCATCCCCATTTCAACAGAGGCTCCTATGCGATTACCCAAAGAACATCCTCCCCTTGCAACTTCTACCACTGTCAATAAACCATCCTACTGGAGCAAATCCCTTCAGGCAGTGCTGGATCAGCCGCCTGCCAGTTTTCCCAACCGATTGATCTTAGGCGGAATTGTGTTCAGCGGAATCTTTACTGCCTGGGCATGGTTTGGGCAGGTGCAACAGGTGGGACGTGCCCAGGGCAGGCTGGTGCCCCAGGGAGATGTGTACAGAGTTCAGCCTGCAAGCCAGGGTGAGATCTCTAAGATTACCGTTAAAGAAGGGCAACGGGTTTATGCCGGTCAGGTGCTGGTGGAATGTGACAGTCGCCTGGATGCGGCTGAAGTTGAACGTTTAGAAAAGCAGTTGCTGGCATTCCGACTGGAGTGGGTTCAAACCCAGGGGTTGATTGAGCAGGCACAACTGGGAGTGAAAACCCGGCAGGCAATTACCAAAGCAGATACCCATTCGCAGCAGATCGGGATTCACCAGGCTCAAAATGCGGTTGCAACCAATCAGGTGTTTCTGACAAATTTGCAATCGGACTATGCTGCCCATGAAGCCAGGGTTGCACGACTAAAGCCACTCGTAGAACAGGGTGTCCTTTCAGAGGAACATCTGTTTCAGGCAGAGCAGGTGCTCCGCGATCGCCAGCGATCGCTGACCCAGAGCCAGGGTGAACTTCAAAAATCCCTGATCGAAGCAGAACGTCTCCAGTCAATCCTGGAAAAACAGGAAGCCGAGGGCAAACAGATTGAACTGGAAGCCGAGCAACAATTGAAGAAACTGATGATGCAAGCCAATCAGCTCCAGGCAAAGATTACAGAAACAAAAATGCTACTGGACAAAGCCCGCACCAACCTGGATCAAAAGTTTCTCTATGCTCCCATCAATGGCATCGTATCTTCTCTCAATGTGCAGAATGTAGGCGAAATTGCTCAACCCGGTCAAACCATTGTTGAAATTGCCCCTGCGGATGCCCCACTGGTGCTGTCTGCCCTGTTACCAAACCAGGAAGCGGGGCTGGTTAAAGAGGGAATGCCTGTGCAAATCAAACTGGATGCCTTTCCCTATCAGGATTATGGTGTGATTAGTGGTAAAGTAACCTCTATTTCACCCGATGCAAAGCTGGATGAACATCTGGGAGCCGTTTACCGGGTCGAAATTGCCCTGGAACAGGATGTCATTACCCACAACGATCGAAAGATTTCACTCAAAACGGGTCAAACGGCAACCGCCGAAATCCTGATCCGACAGCGTCGAATCATTGATATCCTGTTAGATCCCATTCGCCAGATCCAACAGGGCGGCATCACCTTGTAATCTTTATCTGATTTCCAATCACACTTTCGATAGCATCATTGTGTTCACGTTTCTTTTTCATCTTTCACGTTTCTTTTTCATCTGTTTTATAGCAGTAACCATCCAGGTCAGGACAGATTAGAAACCTCCAAGCCTGATCCTGTCATTCCTTTTTCTCTGTACCCTTTCCTCTTTCCATGCATTCATCTGTTTTACAGAGTTTTAATAGGTTTTTTATATAAGTCTACAGGAGGTTCATTGTTGTGACTGTAAACTCAAGCTCCAGAATTGATAAAGCCATGACCACAGAGCAGTTCACTCAGATCGTAGATGCCATCCTTGCTGGGAAATACTCCTGGGCATGTGTGCTAATCCTTCGATTTGCCGGATACAATCCGCTCCACTATATTCCCTACCGAACCTACAACCGTCTGATGAAAGAAAACCGGATGGCACAAAAACAGCCCAAACCAACCTTGAACCAAGT is from Leptothermofonsia sichuanensis E412 and encodes:
- a CDS encoding ABC transporter transmembrane domain-containing protein, producing MPPNAQTLLLPPAQVQDSAKLLAAIAKLFPPQVETEQIVPLSQSFDLFNAQLGSLLSEQKTMPESGQDSAQDGQSYSNGDLYLVCQGRVRLLSMPVALTPGTPQRQVSVQVIEAGGVWGADSLVWEEPLEYQAIAASPVQIARLPATQLKSWLHQIPQLRTVLQQHTTRRQQLIFLKTLTPLRALTSHQIQTLLPHLTEISVQAGTPLAEVTQGGHYWLHRGRVHSTDECASPPSIGTGWGYPGHTPADWVAATDLSLYKLPVERWKLLAGMLQGKGIPVDSGAAPESADSLRSPNYPLLPEHKHHPASSGVTPEKLHSPTPPPPRPSGKLTGSTDTGIASQSSPKLVQFPRPTRRPPRQLWRHYPFVEQQSSSDCGAACLAMISRYWGKQFPLHVLRERANVGRTGASLKNLAKAAESLGFQARPVRASLGRLAEQRNPWIAHWQGEHYVVVYRIRGNRAIVADPALGRRSLPLAEFQENWSGYALLLEPTERLQDTSIKQASLGRYLTALLPYRSLIFQVIVVSILIQAFGLATPLFTQIILDQVVVQKSLTTLNVFAIGLLLFGIWSIGMTSVRQYLLSYFSNRLDLTLVSGFISHTLTLPLKFFESRRVGDILTRVQENQKIQHFIIGQVVLAWLNLLTGGVYLALMLYYNWQLTLLVLALIPPIVILTLGATPFLRRVSRQIFKEAADQNSVLVEMITGVTTIKSAAAEREMRWRWEDHLTSQMNARFRGQKLGIKLQVANGLVNSLGSTLLLWFGAMLVIRGQLTIGQFVAFNMMMGYVISPVIALANLWDELQEVLISVERLNDVFEADPEEQPHQAMLVLPPIRGDVQFEDVTFRYGEDEDHNTLQNLSFEVAAGQTIAIVGRSGSGKTTLVKLLQGLYHPNRGRVVIDGHDIRHVSPHSLRSQLGVVPQECFLFSGTILENITLYRPEFSLEQAVEVAKLAEAHPFIQALPLGYSTKVGERGSSLSGGQRQRIAIARALLGDPRILILDEATSSLDTESERRFQRNLAQISRDRTTFIIAHRLSTVRHADRIMVLDRGVLVEQGTHDELMQLKGLYYHLAEQQLDL
- a CDS encoding HetP family heterocyst commitment protein translates to MTVNSSSRIDKAMTTEQFTQIVDAILAGKYSWACVLILRFAGYNPLHYIPYRTYNRLMKENRMAQKQPKPTLNQVNEQSVSRNLVFQQSDKRIRDLSFLEPINEPQANIRGGTCYSWSEYMELDRFLAV
- a CDS encoding HlyD family efflux transporter periplasmic adaptor subunit, whose amino-acid sequence is MRLPKEHPPLATSTTVNKPSYWSKSLQAVLDQPPASFPNRLILGGIVFSGIFTAWAWFGQVQQVGRAQGRLVPQGDVYRVQPASQGEISKITVKEGQRVYAGQVLVECDSRLDAAEVERLEKQLLAFRLEWVQTQGLIEQAQLGVKTRQAITKADTHSQQIGIHQAQNAVATNQVFLTNLQSDYAAHEARVARLKPLVEQGVLSEEHLFQAEQVLRDRQRSLTQSQGELQKSLIEAERLQSILEKQEAEGKQIELEAEQQLKKLMMQANQLQAKITETKMLLDKARTNLDQKFLYAPINGIVSSLNVQNVGEIAQPGQTIVEIAPADAPLVLSALLPNQEAGLVKEGMPVQIKLDAFPYQDYGVISGKVTSISPDAKLDEHLGAVYRVEIALEQDVITHNDRKISLKTGQTATAEILIRQRRIIDILLDPIRQIQQGGITL